In Corythoichthys intestinalis isolate RoL2023-P3 chromosome 11, ASM3026506v1, whole genome shotgun sequence, a single genomic region encodes these proteins:
- the bod1l1 gene encoding biorientation of chromosomes in cell division protein 1-like 1 isoform X2, whose protein sequence is MASLPPGDPQLVSMIVNHLKTQGLFDQFRRDCLADVDTKPAYLNLKQRVDNFVSNHLSNHTWSPQLNKNQLRNNIRQLVLQSGMLEQGVDRIVAQVVDPKVNHIFRPQVEKVVHQLLSPGTSSEEPPPPPPPPSTENKADTVVPQQASSSTPTSTAATDAMSILDTITSLNQEANIKATEKERKTLDESADDGEQDMSLDEEEDRKTEEEEGNEAKPGIEVKEIEVNLDDPPDGLDVGKEISTEEVKMEEEEPRAEEQTEEKPKVGSKISGKHSEEKQEEDSCQAKQKAKERIKEEYSLEDSDLDGLSDITVSSVHTSDLSSFEEESEDEEPLSDSSEEGERASDGVISDKKEASEDTGEGRESKPRRKAYVHKPFLYSRYYSDSDDEVTVEERRRSAAKDKEERLLKRQQNRERLEEKRKQKAAQTEEQDQQKQKSNQSAVSETPRAKEARKERKVLEKKMALNRKRKLDSRNEGDVTSKKKGDAGETSKKPEVKSPPSRSLQQKPAILASDERHRRTSGSGGASEDSGEVKKLPDKNRTHSFILDLELGSQEALRQRSIGKFDRPSRKERKERDRSVSEELPKLKQKQEKKSELQVNESQQKDGASAKVSSDERSEKKPKGKNERRMSSTKEQKTSVPEVDEASTKRIRAQSVEKDKKEKDKDKIKEKEKFKGDKTTKSDSKQLLRGDSSGGLEERLEVTPSADVSKKKEKHSKDTLKRSKSHSEDRQGDKLKLKTENKEKTKTEQSNKTTGDSDKSPKRVKPADKGKTAEKSKSREEPKTSKIDRKIHGSDIRGKDKKKEVTVKEQRRSSDENLKKKMDKKEKDKKEESHEDKKTPKVEKPDFALPIEAEATHSEPLAASSSGDTHEPSSDMSSKGETQALEMPVVPPEADALLTLMDVCTSAMDARLHVAGERERTPLHVTLQDADMKMKEAALTLLSMDPDSALSPSFISHGMKEESEEAPPEENQQKPKTAPLTSELSAFASQAMTIDDDKLNNEDKAGMDVTSGQTPVVPAVLEDDTKSQESPSNEKEAKTGEEIAANSQPAEDQAAPADEHGKVEENTAVIPCETPNLEHVSTPQEQTEQDDETKTGAKTEEALAKKQAEVSNDLEMKKQDEERDAQIGDHSAPVTEGTSETEVAKQESESSDIHDQENESEVSEKERGRGRRKRKLSSQNAAVVNECVEDQDAKEPLIEETEQPKVMEVKMPRRGRSSKALEEVEDPATQLGKKEQTPSRRRRHSSSKGNSADEPAVKKRRSSKTEEDQEGDQMIKEAMAMDTSKEASVETSKDAAKETSEETEMTTIEETIKDTREEAQEDTCTREVAIQLKNEKPTEEKSKEEPSKDTQGEDVEDSKKELTKETNEEATDVVREAIIKEKCEMVTTETNEESLKDSNEVPVMDTNEEATEEEASKDAYEEPMMDTSEEALKMQGEGQQTHQNIASPSASPSKDNEDSGSERKTERVDEQQSSTPKKPARRGRPPKTTTPSDGSEKKDKTEAEQNDEDDDSGEKEDDGKEAMGRATTRLASRLEAERNKPSKPSTRASRQSGKDETATAARGMKGQVTATKGGRKLEASPPAVRTRGGQKTEEPPAKRAKR, encoded by the exons ATGGCAAGTTTACCACCAGGGGATCCGCAACTAGTGTCGATGATCGTCAATCACCTGAAAACACAAGGTCTCTTCGACCAGTTCAGGAGAGATTGCCTTGCAGATGTCGACACCAAG CCAGCCTATCTGAACCTGAAACAACGAGTGGACAACTTTGTCTCCAATCACCTGTCCAATCACACATGGAGCCCTCAGTTGAACAAAAACCAGTTGCGAAACAACATCAGACAGCTTGTCTTGCA ATCCGGTATGCTGGAGCAAGGAGTGGACAGGATCGTCGCCCAAGTGGTGGATCCCAAAGTCAACCACATCTTCAGGCCTCAGGTGGAGAAAGTGGTCCACCAGCTACTGTCGCCTGGCACCAGCAGCGAGGAACCGCCGCCACCTCCACCGCCACCCTCAACGGAAAAcaaagcagacacagttgttcctCAGCAAG CCTCATCGTCCACACCGACGTCCACCGCTGCCACAGATGCCATGTCCATCCTCGACACCATCACCTCTCTTAATCAAGAGGCCAACATCAAGGCCACTGAGAAGGAGCGTAAAACCTTAGACGAGTCAGCTGATGATGGTGAGCAAGACATGAGTCTAGATGAGGAAGAAGACAGGAAGACCGAAGAGGAAGAGGGGAACGAAGCAAAACCGGGAATTGAGGTGAAAGAAATAGAGGTGAATCTGGATGACCCCCCAGACGGATTAGACGTTGGGAAGGAAATATCCACGGAGGAGGTAAAGATGGAGGAGGAAGAGCCGCGAGCCGAAGAACAGACTGAGGAAAAACCTAAAGTTGGTTCTAAAATAAGTGGGAAACATTCAGAAGAGAAGCAGGAAGAAGATAGCTGCCAGGCCAAGCAGAAAGCCAAAGAGAGAATTAAAGAAG AGTACTCTTTGGAGGACTCCGACTTAGACGGCCTGAGTGACATAACAGTGAGTTCCGTGCACACCAGTGACCTGTCATCGtttgaagaggagagcgaagacGAGGAACCCTTGTCTGATTCCTCTGAGGAGGGCGAGCGTGCATCTGATg GCGTGATTTCAGACAAGAAAGAAGCAAGCGAGGATACAGGAGAAGGCAGAGAAAGTAAACCTCGCCGCAAGGCATACGTACATAAGCCCTTCCTCTACTCCCGTTACTATAGTGACTCGGATGATGAGGTCACTGTGGAGGAACGGCGGCGATCTGCA GCCAAAGACAAAGAGGAACGTCTGCTGAAAAGACAACAGAACCGAGAGCGATTGGAAGAGAAGCGCAAGCAGAAAGCAGCACAGACAGAAGAACAAG ATCAACAAAAACAGAAGAGCAATCAGTCTGCTGTAAGTGAAACGCCTCGAGCTAAAGAAGCTCGCAAAGAGCGGAAAGtgctggagaaaaaaatggctcTCAACAGAAAGAGGAAGCTAGATTCAAG gaATGAAGGAGATGTGACCAGCAAGAAAAAAGGAGACGCAGGAGAAACATCTAAAAAGCCA GAAGTAAAATCCCCACCATCGCGCAGCCTACAACAGAAGCCGGCGATCTTGGCATCTGACGAGAGGCACAGAAGAACAAGTGGTAGCGGTGGCGCCTCGGAAGATTCTGGCGAAGTCAAGAAGCTCCCTGACAAAAACCGCACACATTCCTTCATCTTGGATCTGGAGCTGGGCTCGCAGGAGGCTCTCAGGCAGCGCTCCATCGGGAAGTTTGACCGTCCGTCCCGCAAGGAGCGCAAAGAGAGAGACCGCAGCGTGTCCGAGGAGCTCCCCAAGCTCAAACAGAAGCAGGAGAAGAAATCCGAACTCCAAGTGAACGAATCCCAGCAAAAAGACGGCGCTTCTGCCAAGGTGTCCTCCGATGAAAGAAGCGAAAAGAAgccaaaaggaaaaaatgagagGAGAATGTCCAGTACGAAGGAGCAGAAGACGTCTGTGCCCGAGGTTGATGAGGCTTCAACCAAGAGGATTCGGGCCCAGTCTGTTGAAAAAGACAAGAAGGAAAAGGATAAAGACAAGATCAAAGAGAAAGAAAAGTTCAAAGGGGATAAAACCACAAAAAGTGATTCAAAGCAACTGCTACGGGGAGATTCTTCTGGTGGCTTAGAGGAGCGACTTGAAGTGACACCATCAGCGGACGTAAGCAAGAAGAAGGAAAAACACTCCAAAGACACCCTGAAAAGGTCCAAGAGCCACAGTGAAGACCGGCAAGGCGACAAACTCAAATTAAAGACGGAAAACAAAGAGAAGACGAAAACTGAGCAATCGAACAAGACTACCGGCGACAGCGACAAATCTCCCAAAAGAGTCAAGCCGGCAGACAAAGGAAAAACCGCTGAAAAATCTAAATCCAGGGAGGAGCCAAAGACATCAAAGATAGACAGGAAAATTCATGGTTCGGACATTCGCGGGAAGGATAAGAAGAAGGAAGTAACTGTGAAAGAGCAGAGGAGAAGCTCTGATGAAaacttgaagaaaaaaatggacaaGAAGGAGAAAGACAAGAAGGAGGAGAGCCACGAGGACAAAAAAACACCTAAAGTTGAGAAGCCTGACTTTGCTCTTCCCATTGAAGCTGAAGCAACACACTCTGAACCGCTTGCTGCTTCCTCCTCCGGTGACACCCACGAACCTTCAAGCGACATGTCTTCCAAAGGCGAGACGCAAGCACTGGAAATGCCCGTTGTGCCTCCGGAGGCCGACGCTCTACTGACGCTCATGGATGTCTGCACCTCGGCCATGGATGCCAGGTTGCATGTGGCCGGCGAAAGAGAGCGCACCCCCCTGCATGTTACGCTTCAGGACGCTGACATGAAGATGAAAGAGGCCGCTCTCACACTGCTCTCTATGGATCCTGACAGCGCTTTGTCCCCTAGCTTCATAAGTCACGGAATGAAGGAGGAATCGGAGGAGGCACCACCCGAGGAGAACCAGCAAAAACCGAAAACTGCTCCCCTGACATCTGAATTGTCAGCCTTTGCATCCCAAGCTATGACGATTGATGACGACAAGTTGAACAATGAAG ATAAGGCTGGAATGGATGTGACAAGTGGTCAAACGCCAGTGGTACCTGCTGTtctg GAAGATGACACAAAGTCACAAGAAAGTCCTTCTAATGAGAAAGAGGCAAAAACCGGGGAAGAAATAGCTGCAAACTCACAGCCAGCTGAAGACCAGGCAGCACCTGCTGATGAACATG GAAAAGTGGAGGAAAACACTGCTGTAATCCCTTGCGAGACACCTAATCTtgagcatgtttccaccccacaAG AGCAAACCGAACAGGATGATGAGACAAAGACTGGTGCTAAA ACAGAAGAGGCATTGGCCAAGAAGCAAGCGGAAGTCAGTAATG ATctagaaatgaaaaaacagGATGAGGAACGTGATGCACAAATT GGGGATCACAGCGCTCCAGTCACAGAAGGAACAAGTGAAACAGAAGTCGCCAAACAAGAAA GTGAGAGCTCAGACATCCATGACCAAGAGAATGAGTCTGAAGTGTCTGAGAAG GAAAGAGGACGAGGCCGCCGTAAACGAAAACTATCCAGTCAGAATGCTGCAGTAGTGAATGAATGCG TTGAAGACCAGGATGCAAAGGAACCCTTAATTGAG GAAACTGAGCAGCCAAAGGTCATGGAAGTGAAAATGCCACGCAGGGGACGATCGTCCAAAGCCTTAGAAGAGGTGGAGGACCCGGCCACACAATTGGGGAAAAAGGAGCAGACGCCGAGTCGCAGACGGAGACATTCATCATCCAAAGGAAACTCTGCTG ATGAACCAGCAGTGAAGAAGAGGAGATCCTCAAAGACTGAAGAAGATCAAGAGGGAGACCAAATGATCAAGGAGGCCATGGCGATGGACACAAGTAAGGAGGCAAGTGTGGAAACAAGCAAGGATGCTGCAAAGGAGACAAGTGAAGAGACTGAAATGACTACAATTGAGGAGACTATCAAGGACACCCGAGAGGAAGCTCAAGAGGACACATGCACAAGAGAGGTGGCCATACAattgaaaaatgagaaacctactgaggaaaaaagtaaggaagaGCCTTCCAAGGACACTCAGGGGGAGGATGTAGAGGACTCAAAGAAAGAGCTGACCAAAGAAACAAATGAGGAGGCCACAGATGTTGTTCGTGAAGCGATCATAAAGGAAAAGTGTGAAATGGTGACTACGGAAACAAATGAAGAAAGCTTAAAAGATTCAAATGAGGTGCCTGTAATGGACACTAATGAAGAAGCCACCGAAGAAGAGGCATCAAAGGATGCATACGAAGAGCCCATGATGGACACAAGTGAGGAGGCACTGAAGATGCAAGGAGAGGGCCAGCAGACGCATCAAAACATTG CTTCTCCATCAGCGAGCCCTTCCAAAGACAACGAGGATAGCGGCAGTGAGAGGAAAACTGAACGT GTTGACGAGCAGCAAAGTTCCACTCCCAAGAAGCCCGCTAGGAGGGGAAGACCGCCTAAGACTACAACGCCCTCTGACGGCTCAG AGAAAAAAGACAAAACGGAAGCGGAGCAAAATGATGAGGATGACGACAGCGGAGAGAAAGAGGATGACGGCAAAGAAGCTATGGGCAGAGCGACAACGCGCTTGGCGTCTCGCCTGGAAGCCGAAAG AAATAAGCCAAGCAAACCATCCACGCGGGCAAGCCGACAGAGCGGCAAGGACGAGACTGCTACTGCCGCACG TGGGATGAAGGGCCAGGTAACTGCCACCAAGGGGGGCCGAAAACTGGAGGCCAGTCCTCCTGCCGTGCGAACGCGAGGCGGACAGAAGACAGAGGAGCCCCCGGCCAAGCGAGCCAAACGCTGA
- the bod1l1 gene encoding biorientation of chromosomes in cell division protein 1-like 1 isoform X1: MASLPPGDPQLVSMIVNHLKTQGLFDQFRRDCLADVDTKPAYLNLKQRVDNFVSNHLSNHTWSPQLNKNQLRNNIRQLVLQSGMLEQGVDRIVAQVVDPKVNHIFRPQVEKVVHQLLSPGTSSEEPPPPPPPPSTENKADTVVPQQASSSTPTSTAATDAMSILDTITSLNQEANIKATEKERKTLDESADDGEQDMSLDEEEDRKTEEEEGNEAKPGIEVKEIEVNLDDPPDGLDVGKEISTEEVKMEEEEPRAEEQTEEKPKVGSKISGKHSEEKQEEDSCQAKQKAKERIKEEYSLEDSDLDGLSDITVSSVHTSDLSSFEEESEDEEPLSDSSEEGERASDGVISDKKEASEDTGEGRESKPRRKAYVHKPFLYSRYYSDSDDEVTVEERRRSAAKDKEERLLKRQQNRERLEEKRKQKAAQTEEQDQQKQKSNQSAVSETPRAKEARKERKVLEKKMALNRKRKLDSRNEGDVTSKKKGDAGETSKKPEVKSPPSRSLQQKPAILASDERHRRTSGSGGASEDSGEVKKLPDKNRTHSFILDLELGSQEALRQRSIGKFDRPSRKERKERDRSVSEELPKLKQKQEKKSELQVNESQQKDGASAKVSSDERSEKKPKGKNERRMSSTKEQKTSVPEVDEASTKRIRAQSVEKDKKEKDKDKIKEKEKFKGDKTTKSDSKQLLRGDSSGGLEERLEVTPSADVSKKKEKHSKDTLKRSKSHSEDRQGDKLKLKTENKEKTKTEQSNKTTGDSDKSPKRVKPADKGKTAEKSKSREEPKTSKIDRKIHGSDIRGKDKKKEVTVKEQRRSSDENLKKKMDKKEKDKKEESHEDKKTPKVEKPDFALPIEAEATHSEPLAASSSGDTHEPSSDMSSKGETQALEMPVVPPEADALLTLMDVCTSAMDARLHVAGERERTPLHVTLQDADMKMKEAALTLLSMDPDSALSPSFISHGMKEESEEAPPEENQQKPKTAPLTSELSAFASQAMTIDDDKLNNEDKAGMDVTSGQTPVVPAVLEDDTKSQESPSNEKEAKTGEEIAANSQPAEDQAAPADEHGKVEENTAVIPCETPNLEHVSTPQEQTEQDDETKTGAKTEEALAKKQAEVSNDLEMKKQDEERDAQIGDHSAPVTEGTSETEVAKQESESSDIHDQENESEVSEKQERGRGRRKRKLSSQNAAVVNECVEDQDAKEPLIEETEQPKVMEVKMPRRGRSSKALEEVEDPATQLGKKEQTPSRRRRHSSSKGNSADEPAVKKRRSSKTEEDQEGDQMIKEAMAMDTSKEASVETSKDAAKETSEETEMTTIEETIKDTREEAQEDTCTREVAIQLKNEKPTEEKSKEEPSKDTQGEDVEDSKKELTKETNEEATDVVREAIIKEKCEMVTTETNEESLKDSNEVPVMDTNEEATEEEASKDAYEEPMMDTSEEALKMQGEGQQTHQNIASPSASPSKDNEDSGSERKTERVDEQQSSTPKKPARRGRPPKTTTPSDGSEKKDKTEAEQNDEDDDSGEKEDDGKEAMGRATTRLASRLEAERNKPSKPSTRASRQSGKDETATAARGMKGQVTATKGGRKLEASPPAVRTRGGQKTEEPPAKRAKR, from the exons ATGGCAAGTTTACCACCAGGGGATCCGCAACTAGTGTCGATGATCGTCAATCACCTGAAAACACAAGGTCTCTTCGACCAGTTCAGGAGAGATTGCCTTGCAGATGTCGACACCAAG CCAGCCTATCTGAACCTGAAACAACGAGTGGACAACTTTGTCTCCAATCACCTGTCCAATCACACATGGAGCCCTCAGTTGAACAAAAACCAGTTGCGAAACAACATCAGACAGCTTGTCTTGCA ATCCGGTATGCTGGAGCAAGGAGTGGACAGGATCGTCGCCCAAGTGGTGGATCCCAAAGTCAACCACATCTTCAGGCCTCAGGTGGAGAAAGTGGTCCACCAGCTACTGTCGCCTGGCACCAGCAGCGAGGAACCGCCGCCACCTCCACCGCCACCCTCAACGGAAAAcaaagcagacacagttgttcctCAGCAAG CCTCATCGTCCACACCGACGTCCACCGCTGCCACAGATGCCATGTCCATCCTCGACACCATCACCTCTCTTAATCAAGAGGCCAACATCAAGGCCACTGAGAAGGAGCGTAAAACCTTAGACGAGTCAGCTGATGATGGTGAGCAAGACATGAGTCTAGATGAGGAAGAAGACAGGAAGACCGAAGAGGAAGAGGGGAACGAAGCAAAACCGGGAATTGAGGTGAAAGAAATAGAGGTGAATCTGGATGACCCCCCAGACGGATTAGACGTTGGGAAGGAAATATCCACGGAGGAGGTAAAGATGGAGGAGGAAGAGCCGCGAGCCGAAGAACAGACTGAGGAAAAACCTAAAGTTGGTTCTAAAATAAGTGGGAAACATTCAGAAGAGAAGCAGGAAGAAGATAGCTGCCAGGCCAAGCAGAAAGCCAAAGAGAGAATTAAAGAAG AGTACTCTTTGGAGGACTCCGACTTAGACGGCCTGAGTGACATAACAGTGAGTTCCGTGCACACCAGTGACCTGTCATCGtttgaagaggagagcgaagacGAGGAACCCTTGTCTGATTCCTCTGAGGAGGGCGAGCGTGCATCTGATg GCGTGATTTCAGACAAGAAAGAAGCAAGCGAGGATACAGGAGAAGGCAGAGAAAGTAAACCTCGCCGCAAGGCATACGTACATAAGCCCTTCCTCTACTCCCGTTACTATAGTGACTCGGATGATGAGGTCACTGTGGAGGAACGGCGGCGATCTGCA GCCAAAGACAAAGAGGAACGTCTGCTGAAAAGACAACAGAACCGAGAGCGATTGGAAGAGAAGCGCAAGCAGAAAGCAGCACAGACAGAAGAACAAG ATCAACAAAAACAGAAGAGCAATCAGTCTGCTGTAAGTGAAACGCCTCGAGCTAAAGAAGCTCGCAAAGAGCGGAAAGtgctggagaaaaaaatggctcTCAACAGAAAGAGGAAGCTAGATTCAAG gaATGAAGGAGATGTGACCAGCAAGAAAAAAGGAGACGCAGGAGAAACATCTAAAAAGCCA GAAGTAAAATCCCCACCATCGCGCAGCCTACAACAGAAGCCGGCGATCTTGGCATCTGACGAGAGGCACAGAAGAACAAGTGGTAGCGGTGGCGCCTCGGAAGATTCTGGCGAAGTCAAGAAGCTCCCTGACAAAAACCGCACACATTCCTTCATCTTGGATCTGGAGCTGGGCTCGCAGGAGGCTCTCAGGCAGCGCTCCATCGGGAAGTTTGACCGTCCGTCCCGCAAGGAGCGCAAAGAGAGAGACCGCAGCGTGTCCGAGGAGCTCCCCAAGCTCAAACAGAAGCAGGAGAAGAAATCCGAACTCCAAGTGAACGAATCCCAGCAAAAAGACGGCGCTTCTGCCAAGGTGTCCTCCGATGAAAGAAGCGAAAAGAAgccaaaaggaaaaaatgagagGAGAATGTCCAGTACGAAGGAGCAGAAGACGTCTGTGCCCGAGGTTGATGAGGCTTCAACCAAGAGGATTCGGGCCCAGTCTGTTGAAAAAGACAAGAAGGAAAAGGATAAAGACAAGATCAAAGAGAAAGAAAAGTTCAAAGGGGATAAAACCACAAAAAGTGATTCAAAGCAACTGCTACGGGGAGATTCTTCTGGTGGCTTAGAGGAGCGACTTGAAGTGACACCATCAGCGGACGTAAGCAAGAAGAAGGAAAAACACTCCAAAGACACCCTGAAAAGGTCCAAGAGCCACAGTGAAGACCGGCAAGGCGACAAACTCAAATTAAAGACGGAAAACAAAGAGAAGACGAAAACTGAGCAATCGAACAAGACTACCGGCGACAGCGACAAATCTCCCAAAAGAGTCAAGCCGGCAGACAAAGGAAAAACCGCTGAAAAATCTAAATCCAGGGAGGAGCCAAAGACATCAAAGATAGACAGGAAAATTCATGGTTCGGACATTCGCGGGAAGGATAAGAAGAAGGAAGTAACTGTGAAAGAGCAGAGGAGAAGCTCTGATGAAaacttgaagaaaaaaatggacaaGAAGGAGAAAGACAAGAAGGAGGAGAGCCACGAGGACAAAAAAACACCTAAAGTTGAGAAGCCTGACTTTGCTCTTCCCATTGAAGCTGAAGCAACACACTCTGAACCGCTTGCTGCTTCCTCCTCCGGTGACACCCACGAACCTTCAAGCGACATGTCTTCCAAAGGCGAGACGCAAGCACTGGAAATGCCCGTTGTGCCTCCGGAGGCCGACGCTCTACTGACGCTCATGGATGTCTGCACCTCGGCCATGGATGCCAGGTTGCATGTGGCCGGCGAAAGAGAGCGCACCCCCCTGCATGTTACGCTTCAGGACGCTGACATGAAGATGAAAGAGGCCGCTCTCACACTGCTCTCTATGGATCCTGACAGCGCTTTGTCCCCTAGCTTCATAAGTCACGGAATGAAGGAGGAATCGGAGGAGGCACCACCCGAGGAGAACCAGCAAAAACCGAAAACTGCTCCCCTGACATCTGAATTGTCAGCCTTTGCATCCCAAGCTATGACGATTGATGACGACAAGTTGAACAATGAAG ATAAGGCTGGAATGGATGTGACAAGTGGTCAAACGCCAGTGGTACCTGCTGTtctg GAAGATGACACAAAGTCACAAGAAAGTCCTTCTAATGAGAAAGAGGCAAAAACCGGGGAAGAAATAGCTGCAAACTCACAGCCAGCTGAAGACCAGGCAGCACCTGCTGATGAACATG GAAAAGTGGAGGAAAACACTGCTGTAATCCCTTGCGAGACACCTAATCTtgagcatgtttccaccccacaAG AGCAAACCGAACAGGATGATGAGACAAAGACTGGTGCTAAA ACAGAAGAGGCATTGGCCAAGAAGCAAGCGGAAGTCAGTAATG ATctagaaatgaaaaaacagGATGAGGAACGTGATGCACAAATT GGGGATCACAGCGCTCCAGTCACAGAAGGAACAAGTGAAACAGAAGTCGCCAAACAAGAAA GTGAGAGCTCAGACATCCATGACCAAGAGAATGAGTCTGAAGTGTCTGAGAAG CAGGAAAGAGGACGAGGCCGCCGTAAACGAAAACTATCCAGTCAGAATGCTGCAGTAGTGAATGAATGCG TTGAAGACCAGGATGCAAAGGAACCCTTAATTGAG GAAACTGAGCAGCCAAAGGTCATGGAAGTGAAAATGCCACGCAGGGGACGATCGTCCAAAGCCTTAGAAGAGGTGGAGGACCCGGCCACACAATTGGGGAAAAAGGAGCAGACGCCGAGTCGCAGACGGAGACATTCATCATCCAAAGGAAACTCTGCTG ATGAACCAGCAGTGAAGAAGAGGAGATCCTCAAAGACTGAAGAAGATCAAGAGGGAGACCAAATGATCAAGGAGGCCATGGCGATGGACACAAGTAAGGAGGCAAGTGTGGAAACAAGCAAGGATGCTGCAAAGGAGACAAGTGAAGAGACTGAAATGACTACAATTGAGGAGACTATCAAGGACACCCGAGAGGAAGCTCAAGAGGACACATGCACAAGAGAGGTGGCCATACAattgaaaaatgagaaacctactgaggaaaaaagtaaggaagaGCCTTCCAAGGACACTCAGGGGGAGGATGTAGAGGACTCAAAGAAAGAGCTGACCAAAGAAACAAATGAGGAGGCCACAGATGTTGTTCGTGAAGCGATCATAAAGGAAAAGTGTGAAATGGTGACTACGGAAACAAATGAAGAAAGCTTAAAAGATTCAAATGAGGTGCCTGTAATGGACACTAATGAAGAAGCCACCGAAGAAGAGGCATCAAAGGATGCATACGAAGAGCCCATGATGGACACAAGTGAGGAGGCACTGAAGATGCAAGGAGAGGGCCAGCAGACGCATCAAAACATTG CTTCTCCATCAGCGAGCCCTTCCAAAGACAACGAGGATAGCGGCAGTGAGAGGAAAACTGAACGT GTTGACGAGCAGCAAAGTTCCACTCCCAAGAAGCCCGCTAGGAGGGGAAGACCGCCTAAGACTACAACGCCCTCTGACGGCTCAG AGAAAAAAGACAAAACGGAAGCGGAGCAAAATGATGAGGATGACGACAGCGGAGAGAAAGAGGATGACGGCAAAGAAGCTATGGGCAGAGCGACAACGCGCTTGGCGTCTCGCCTGGAAGCCGAAAG AAATAAGCCAAGCAAACCATCCACGCGGGCAAGCCGACAGAGCGGCAAGGACGAGACTGCTACTGCCGCACG TGGGATGAAGGGCCAGGTAACTGCCACCAAGGGGGGCCGAAAACTGGAGGCCAGTCCTCCTGCCGTGCGAACGCGAGGCGGACAGAAGACAGAGGAGCCCCCGGCCAAGCGAGCCAAACGCTGA